Proteins found in one Oncorhynchus mykiss isolate Arlee chromosome 17, USDA_OmykA_1.1, whole genome shotgun sequence genomic segment:
- the LOC110494754 gene encoding uncharacterized protein LOC110494754 isoform X1 translates to MSPRDIEQQTFDIIRCFFEEEQNPVCNRKVYGGIESDGPGDDHLTCFADDGFDPVVIADKLRELGDDFEVKFIQPHIRKLQQAVADKAVEEFARTVDSLCAAQRTEVAPEMQLLRASMALGLYVKKTCPDLRATIQSCMTAFINTRLAGWITQQGGWDQVTMV, encoded by the exons ATGTCTCCAAGAGATATAGAACAACAGACATTTGATATTATTAGGTGCTTCTTTGAAGAGGAGCAGAACCCAGTATGTAATCGGAAGGTGTACGGAGGAATTGAGTCTGATGGACCTGGCGATG ATCACCTGACGTGTTTTGCAGATGACGGGTTTGACCCAGTTGTAATAGCTGATAAACTGAGGGAACTTGGAGATGATTTTGAAGTTAAGTTTATCCAGCCTCATATCAGAAAACTCCAACAAGCAGTTGCAGACAAG gcgGTGGAGGAGTTTGCGCGTACCGTGGACAGCCTGTGTGCGGCCCAGAGAACAGAGGTGGCCCCTGAGATGCAGCTGCTGAGGGCCTCCATGGCCCTGGGTCTGTACGTTAAGAAGACCTGTCCTGACCTTAGAGCCACCATCCAGTCTTGTATGACTGCCTTCATTAACAcccggctggctggctggatcaCCCAGCAGGGAGGATGG GATCAAGTTACTATGGTTTAA
- the LOC110494754 gene encoding uncharacterized protein LOC110494754 isoform X3 — protein sequence MLGLVGSSPEPKFVSKTGENHLTCFADDGFDPVVIADKLRELGDDFEVKFIQPHIRKLQQAVADKAVEEFARTVDSLCAAQRTEVAPEMQLLRASMALGLYVKKTCPDLRATIQSCMTAFINTRLAGWITQQGGWDQVTMV from the exons ATGCTCGGTTTGGTTGGATCCTCTCCAGAACCGAAGTTCGTCAGTAAGACTGGAGAGA ATCACCTGACGTGTTTTGCAGATGACGGGTTTGACCCAGTTGTAATAGCTGATAAACTGAGGGAACTTGGAGATGATTTTGAAGTTAAGTTTATCCAGCCTCATATCAGAAAACTCCAACAAGCAGTTGCAGACAAG gcgGTGGAGGAGTTTGCGCGTACCGTGGACAGCCTGTGTGCGGCCCAGAGAACAGAGGTGGCCCCTGAGATGCAGCTGCTGAGGGCCTCCATGGCCCTGGGTCTGTACGTTAAGAAGACCTGTCCTGACCTTAGAGCCACCATCCAGTCTTGTATGACTGCCTTCATTAACAcccggctggctggctggatcaCCCAGCAGGGAGGATGG GATCAAGTTACTATGGTTTAA
- the LOC110494754 gene encoding bcl-2-like protein 2 isoform X2, which yields MSPRDIEQQTFDIIRCFFEEEQNPVCNRKVYGGIESDGPGDDDGFDPVVIADKLRELGDDFEVKFIQPHIRKLQQAVADKAVEEFARTVDSLCAAQRTEVAPEMQLLRASMALGLYVKKTCPDLRATIQSCMTAFINTRLAGWITQQGGWDQVTMV from the exons ATGTCTCCAAGAGATATAGAACAACAGACATTTGATATTATTAGGTGCTTCTTTGAAGAGGAGCAGAACCCAGTATGTAATCGGAAGGTGTACGGAGGAATTGAGTCTGATGGACCTGGCGATG ATGACGGGTTTGACCCAGTTGTAATAGCTGATAAACTGAGGGAACTTGGAGATGATTTTGAAGTTAAGTTTATCCAGCCTCATATCAGAAAACTCCAACAAGCAGTTGCAGACAAG gcgGTGGAGGAGTTTGCGCGTACCGTGGACAGCCTGTGTGCGGCCCAGAGAACAGAGGTGGCCCCTGAGATGCAGCTGCTGAGGGCCTCCATGGCCCTGGGTCTGTACGTTAAGAAGACCTGTCCTGACCTTAGAGCCACCATCCAGTCTTGTATGACTGCCTTCATTAACAcccggctggctggctggatcaCCCAGCAGGGAGGATGG GATCAAGTTACTATGGTTTAA